From the Pectobacterium carotovorum genome, one window contains:
- a CDS encoding NUDIX hydrolase — protein sequence MFKPHVTVACVVQAENHFLVVEELINDKLLWNQPAGHLEADETLIQAASRELWEETGIQATPQSFLRLHQWIAPDSTPFLRFCFALDLPTRVDTQPHDSDIECCRWLTAEEILHSRQLRSPLVAESIRCYQQPERYPLTVLGAFNWPF from the coding sequence ATGTTTAAGCCTCATGTGACAGTCGCCTGTGTGGTACAGGCCGAAAACCATTTTCTGGTCGTCGAAGAGTTGATTAACGATAAATTGTTGTGGAACCAGCCCGCGGGTCATCTGGAAGCGGACGAAACGCTGATTCAGGCGGCAAGCCGTGAGCTGTGGGAAGAAACAGGTATTCAGGCTACGCCGCAGAGTTTCTTACGTCTGCACCAATGGATCGCGCCCGACAGTACGCCATTTTTACGTTTTTGCTTCGCACTCGATCTGCCTACGCGGGTCGACACCCAGCCGCACGATAGCGATATCGAATGCTGCCGCTGGCTGACCGCCGAGGAAATTCTGCATTCTCGCCAGCTTCGCTCGCCGCTGGTGGCCGAAAGTATTCGCTGCTATCAGCAGCCAGAACGCTATCCGTTAACCGTACTGGGCGCATTCAACTGGCCGTTCTAG
- the rluE gene encoding 23S rRNA pseudouridine(2457) synthase RluE — translation MNKFPVKNHKVKRFSSQPVRKRQPDNAPRRIVLFNKPFDVLPQFTDEAGRRTLKDYIPVSGIYAAGRLDRDSEGLMILTNDGKLQARLTQPTQKTAKIYYVQVEGIPDDAALTRFRTGLDLNDGKTLPAGAEIVTEPSWLWPRNPPIRERKSILDCWLKITLYEGRNRQVRRMTANIGYPTLRLIRYGMANQTVENLLPGEWKEITDV, via the coding sequence ATGAATAAATTCCCTGTTAAAAATCACAAAGTTAAACGATTCAGCTCACAGCCGGTAAGAAAAAGGCAGCCTGACAACGCGCCGCGCCGCATCGTTTTGTTCAATAAACCCTTCGATGTCCTGCCACAATTCACTGATGAAGCCGGACGCCGCACGCTAAAAGACTACATTCCGGTTAGCGGTATTTATGCCGCCGGTCGTCTGGATCGCGACAGCGAAGGTCTGATGATTCTGACCAATGACGGTAAACTTCAGGCTCGACTCACCCAGCCAACGCAAAAAACAGCCAAAATTTACTATGTTCAGGTCGAAGGCATTCCGGACGATGCCGCACTGACGCGCTTTCGTACAGGGCTGGATCTGAACGACGGCAAAACGCTACCCGCAGGAGCGGAAATCGTAACGGAACCCAGCTGGCTGTGGCCGCGTAATCCGCCCATACGCGAACGTAAAAGCATTCTGGATTGCTGGCTAAAAATCACGCTGTATGAAGGTCGTAATCGGCAAGTCCGTCGTATGACGGCAAATATCGGGTATCCTACCTTGCGTCTGATTCGATACGGTATGGCTAATCAGACGGTAGAAAACCTGTTACCCGGAGAATGGAAGGAGATAACGGATGTTTAA